One Anabas testudineus chromosome 15, fAnaTes1.2, whole genome shotgun sequence genomic window carries:
- the cuedc2 gene encoding CUE domain-containing protein 2, producing MDLQKIIHNTLHEFIQTYIPDADLSTLDDVLLSYITGVLEDLGSQQSVEENFDVEVFAEMLEAYIPGFAEIDSVKVCEMMFNLASKLATARTSENSESKTRAEEISLKLTSLPSEPPQEREMQCLKTQTEGATAKLPVSEWEAQEQHLLEMFPKCSLSEARSALSIAKGDMEEAVRLIIEGDVQLSPTPLNVNHGKSISSLADQKLKESILEKYMLVDREDDKKTHRPVAPKDAPKKLVRYHGNQVVTTKGERYQLVKTNETEDMKKTYVNLKPARKYRFH from the exons ATGGACCTCCAGAAAATCATCCACAATACGCTGCACGAATTTATTCAGACTTACATTCCTGATGCAGACCTCAG CACACTGGATGATGTTCTGCTGTCTTACATCACTGGGGTTCTCGAGGATCTTGGATCCCAGCAGAGTGTGGAGGAGAACTTTGACGTGGAGGTCTTTGCAGAAATGCTTGAAGCTTACATACCTGGCTTTGCTGAAATTGACAG TGTAAAAGTCTGTGAAATGATGTTCAACCTGGCTTCAAAACTGGCCACTGCTCGGACCTCAG aaaacagtgagtCTAAGACAAGGGCAGAAGAGATTTCATTGAAACTCACCAGCCTCCCCAGTGAACCGCcacaagagagagaaatgcagtgccttaaaacacagacagagggtGCAACCGCCAAG CTACCAGTATCTGAGTGGGAGGCCCAGGAGCAGCATCTGCTGGAGATGTTTCCCAAGTGTAGTCTGTCCGAGGCTCGCAGTGCCCTGTCTATTGCCAAAGGAGACATGGAGGAAGCTGTGCGCCTTATCATAGAGGGCGATGTCCAACTCAGCCCCACACCTCTAAAT GTAAACCATGGGAAGAGTATTTCCTCACTGGCAGACCAGAAACTGAAAGAGAGCATACTTGAGAA GTACATGTTGGTGGACAGGGAggatgacaaaaaaacacaccgGCCTGTTGCTCCCAAAGAT GCTCCAAAGAAGCTAGTTCGCTACCATGGTAACCAAGTCGTAACCACAAAAGGAGAGCGATATCAACTTGTGAAGACAAATGAGACGGAGGACATGAAAAAGACATATGTCAACCTCAAGCCTGCACGAAAGTACAGATTCCATTGA